A genomic region of Phragmites australis chromosome 2, lpPhrAust1.1, whole genome shotgun sequence contains the following coding sequences:
- the LOC133909679 gene encoding uncharacterized protein LOC133909679 yields MAEEANGKKEEEEFSTGPLSVLMMSVKNNTQVLINCRNNKKLLGRVRAFDRHCNMVLENVREMWTEVPKTGKGKKKALPVNKDRFISKMFLRGDSVVIVLRNPK; encoded by the exons ATGGCGGAGGAAGCCAAT ggaaagaaggaggaggaggagttcaGCACGGGCCCTCTGTCAGTGCTGATGATGAGCGTCAAGAACAATACCCAG GTTCTTATCAATTGCCGGAACAACAAGAAGTTGCTTGGTCGCGTGAGGGCATTTGATCGGCATTGCAACATGGTTCTTGAGAATGTTAGGGAGATGTGGACTGAG GTACCCAAGACTGGTAAAGGCAAGAAGAAGGCTCTTCCAGTGAACAAAGACAGGTTCATAAGCAAGATGTTCCTCCGTGGGGATTCAGTCGTCATTGTTCTCAGGAACCCAAAGTGA
- the LOC133909678 gene encoding rho GTPase-activating protein 4-like: MVDMGGTGEEEETEVGGAGEQQRTEMEIGWPTDVRHVAHVTFDRFHGFRGLPVELQPEVDGKAPSASKTVFGVSTESMQCSYDSRGNSIPTILLQMQQRLYHQGGLKVEGIFRITAEDSQEQYVRDHLNSGLVPDGIDVHCLAGLIKAWFRELPGGLLDSLPADEVTQCQSEDDCARLCTRLPPAKAALLDWAVNLMADVAREEKANKMGTRNVAMVFAPNMTQTVDPLTALKYAVQVMNFLNMLIERALKQTDQPPQQSF; the protein is encoded by the exons ATGGTGGACATGGGCGGcaccggcgaggaggaggagacggaggTCGGTGGCGCCGGCGAGCAGCAGCGGACGGAGATGGAGATCGGGTGGCCCACCGACGTGCGGCACGTGGCGCACGTGACGTTCGACCGGTTCCACGGCTTCCGCGGGCTCCCCGTGGAGCTGCAGCCCGAGGTCGACGGCAAGGCGCCCAGCGCAAG CAAGACGGTGTTCGGCGTGTCCACGGAGTCGATGCAGTGCTCCTACGACTCGCGAGGGAACAGCATCCCCACCATCCTCCTGCAGATGCAGCAGCGCCTCTATCACCAGGGCGGCCTCAAGGTGGAAGGCATCTTCAGGATCACCGCGGAGGACAGCCAAGAGCAGTACGTCCGGGACCACCTCAACTCCGGCCTTGTACCGGACGGCATCGACGTGCATTGCCTCGCCGGACTCATCAAG GCTTGGTTCAGGGAGCTGCCCGGCGGCCTGCTGGACTCGCTGCCGGCGGACGAGGTGACGCAATGCCAGTCGGAGGACGACTGCGCCCGCCTCTGCACCAGGCTGCCACCGGCGAAAGCCGCCCTGCTCGACTGGGCCGTCAACCTCATGGCCGACGTCGCGCGGGAAGAGAAGGCCAACAAGATGGGCACGCGCAACGTCGCCATGGTCTTCGCTCCAAACATGACACAG ACAGTAGATCCGTTGACAGCGCTCAAGTACGCGGTGCAAGTGATGAACTTCCTCAACATGCTCATCGAGCGAGCGCTCAAACAAACCGATCAACCGCCGCAGCAATCTTTCTGA